In Trichomycterus rosablanca isolate fTriRos1 chromosome 5, fTriRos1.hap1, whole genome shotgun sequence, the sequence TCACTTAATGCTAAGTGGAAATTTGACCAAGTGGTCAGAAGGAACATAGGAACCACCAAAAACCAGGTCTGCCTTAAATTAGAAGCTACAGGGCCATGAGTGATACTGTACACAGTCAAGAGTGCTGATGTTGTACATGTCACAATCAGCACCTTGAATAAGTAGAGGGGCTACTGGTGGTAAGATCCACACTACTGGTAACATCAGTGCCTGTGTTCCAGGGGTTTAAATACTGTACTGGGCTTAGAAATACAGAAGGCGCATGGTATGGTGTTACAAGACCCTAGCCAGTGGTGGGCACATATAGTGCCGAACCCAAGCCCAAATAAATAGAAGGAAAGGCATCCAGAGTAAAAACAATGCCAGATCTAATATGCAGACGATCAATCCACTGTGGCGATGCCTAACCAGAGCAACTGaaataaatcattcattcatgttttcAGCAGCCTTCAAACACAAGGACAATGTTAATCATTCTTTTTGGGGCCAGCATATTGTCAAAATAAAAGGACTTCCTATAACATCCCACAGCATGCATGTCAGGTACATTACTGATGAATAAAGTCATTTAATGGTAAAAGGGCTTGTGTGTATAGGCTttgcttaaatttttttttttttttagctacaAATGTTGCGTGACtgaaataagttttttttttttccttacagtgctgtttaacatttaaagtTCAGCTTAAGGACCAGCGTATGGCTTTTctgaagaacaaaaaaaatgactGGGTTTAACAGCACAATGTAAAACAAGCTAAATCAATGACTCTGTATGTACATTTTCTGTTCAGTTTTTCATGAATCCATGGTCAGTATTcagaaaacagaaaaatattTGAGGTAATTCTGTTTTCTTCCCCAAACATGAAAATTCCTGCCCCCCTCACCCCCCaactattttaaaattgtttacaAATGTATGTGCATGTTTTTTCTTATTGACTCAATCTTTTAATGCTGATTAAATTAGTTCTTTGTAACCTGTAAATTTGTCTGATTTTCATTTTCTCTATGAACTTTCTCAGGTTTTACATGATCAAGCAACAATTGAGTGCTTTAATAAAATGAAGTGTGATTATCATCACAATCCTTTTGTCTCGATGTTTTGCCAAAGCCCAGATTTTGTAAATCAGCcttatttgtttatgttttatgtaaaatgaattataaaGGAATGATCATGTATACAGGTAATGGACTTTTTCTGtacagtatgtcataataaaacagtcattgtactgtatagttaagacttttttttttattaattgatgACCTGTCCCCATCCTCTGTTGGTGTTTTGGCTCTGATAATCATTTTTGAAGGCGAGGCCAGAAATGTTGTCTGACTCTTAGTGTGTATGTGATGAAAACCttctttgcatatttctccctctacagtgcataatatcattaaacaattaaagaaatcaggaggaatttcagtgcataaaggccaagtgcgcaagcttaagctaaacgcccatgatcttcgatcactcagacggcactgcatcaagaaccgccactcaacaatagctgatataaccacatgggtgagggattactttggcaaacctttgtcaagcactaaactttactgtgcaaaaaagaagccttatgttaaccatgtccagaagcggcatcaacttctTTGGGCTCGGAAGCAtataggatggaccatcacacagtgggaaCGTGTATtgaggtcagatgaatcagcattccaggtcttttttggaaaaaatgaacaCTGTgtgcaaagacaaaaaggaccatccagactgttatcagcaacaagtccaaaagccagggtctgtcatggtatggggctgtgtcagtgcccttggcaaaggtaatttacacttctgtgatggcagcattaatgcaaaaaaagtacattgaggtcctagagcaacatatgctgccttcaagatgtcatcttttccagggacgtccaggcatttttcaacaagacaatgcaaaaccacatgctgcacacattacaaagacatgagtgtggaagaagagggtacgggtactggactggcctgtccccaatagagaattttgaaagtaaaaatgcaacaacaacgaccatactgttgcacatcttaagacgtgtttgcaggaagaatgggacaaaataaaagctgaaacactaaatcgcttggtatcctcagcgccaaaacatcttttaagtgtggtgaaaagaaatagctacattacaaagtggtaaatgctttaccgtcttaacttttttggaatgtgttgcagacctgaaatgcaggaatggatgtttattaataaatgaaatgaagttgagcagataaaacatgaaatatctcaggttcatcctgtctgcaatcaaataaaagtcaaagtaaatgtaagaaactctgagtttttttattatttgctttttccatgccgtcccaactttttctgatttggggttgtacaataagGTCAGGAGATTAGACCCAATTGTGCATGAACCATTTTATGTGGACATGTACAGGTTTTGAGTTATTGCCCAACTTATGAATGTATaattcattcgttcattgtcCGTTACTACTAATCCATCCTATTTAGCATTGCTGtaggtacaattcactgggcaaaatgtaggaaacacctcAGAAAGGTCGCCGGTCCATCGCAGATCATGGTGGTATAATGCTGTGTGCAATGTTTTCGTGGCACAAATCAAACCCCTAGCAATGGTGGAATCCACCATTGCTTGAATGCACCAGTCTGCACATCTGATTTTGCTGCTCATTGCCATTTGCCCTATTATATCCACAGTCCACCCTTTGACAATGGTAACTTCCTTGTCTCGAAGCACAAGTCATCTTTAAGAGGTTTTATGAACATATCAGTGAGTTTGCTGTACTTCAGTCGCCTCCCCAGTCACCAGCTCTGAATTCAATATAGCACCTTTGGGACATGGTACAGGAAATTCACAGCATCAAAATTAAGTGGCCTGGTTttcttataaaatattataattactgGTTGACctgcattgtttttttaattactgaTGTACTGTATCTCCATATTTCCTGTCAGAACATTCTTAGTCTCAGAGAGATCTGATTTGCATATAGTTTCTGTACAGGTTCCTCTTTCTCTAACTGAAACCCAACCACCACGCTTCAATAATTCTCCACCTGCTttgattaaatcattttaaatagatttgcaaataaatgcaaTTTCAAAAGCAGTTTGAGGAAGGTCGTTTCCGGTTGTAACATGCCTGTACCCCTGTGTCCCTTTGGCCCTACATTGTATATAGATTCCAAGCACTGTTATGTCTGATGTTTCCACTTTGTGTCCACTCATATTCAATACTCTTTGGTGCACATGATGGATTGTTTGTACAATCTGATCCAAAAACTGGGAAACAAAAgcacagatacactatatggcaaaaagtttgtggacacctgtacagttcattttaaacatgggcattaatatgggaGTTGGGATTTTCCCTTCTGCCTATTTTAGGCTCCACTCTGTTTGcaaagctttccacaagaaatatggaattaaataagaaataaaagctttaaaagGTCAGGCAATAACGTGGGATCTGTGCAGGTCATTgatgttcctccacaccaagctTTATCTATGACCTTCCCAGTTGGTGTAAAGGATCTCGATTGGGTTCTAGAGAGCCTGCATAGAGCAAATCCGACTgagcatctttgggatgaattggaatgttgataaTGAGtcagtgtctgactttacaaatatgtttttttgggcagtgatagctcagtggttaaggtactggactagtaaacagaaggttgccggttcaagccccgccaccaccaagttgccactgttgggtccctgagcaaggcccttaaccctcaattgctcattgtgttcagctcattgtgtaagtcgctttggataaaagcatctgctaaatgctgaaaatgtaaatgtaaatgtttttgactaaatggacacaaatttctACAGACATTCTATAATCTTGtggagtcatgctggaacattaaAGAGGCACCATCAAACTGTCGCcagttagaagcatataatttagttttagtactgattttatacacctgttagcaatgaatgTGACTGAAAACcctcaaataaataattaggagaggtgtccgcatatttttggccaggaagtatgtgtgtgtatgtgtatttttttttttgcatgagTAGCTCTGTTTAAAAGCAGCAGCACATCAGTACGGGCTGCTAGGATTCTGTTCTGCGAGGAGACTCGTCTGTCTGATTTTGTCCCCAGATCTGATCATGATGATCTTTAACGCTGCCTCCATTACAGTCCTGCTGCTCACTCTCTCTGGTAACTTCACTCAACATCTAATCTGATTCTTTAATCAAGAACTGTAACTCAGCTTTCTCTAAAGCTCTCGTCTTTATTGTAGTCTTTAACAGTGTTGCATTAGAACAATATTGAGATtgaatttttttctgtttattttgacAGGTTTGGAAGCTCTTGTGATGAATCAGGAGAAGTCGATATCTGTTAAAGCTGGTCAGAACGTGAAGATACTGTGTTCACCCAGCACTGGTGACTGGGCATTAACATGGTACCAACAGAAACCTGGAAAAGCACCAAAATTTCTGCTTGTAGACAGCACTAGAGCAGATGGACTACCGGGTCGCTTTACTTACAGTGGATCTGGATCTCAGGAATATCTGCATATTAATGGTGTTCAGGCTGAAGATGAAGCTGTTTATTACTGCGCTTGTCATGGCTGTGATGGTGACACAGTGCTGCAGATCAATCAGCCTCTCGTACAAAAACCTCTACAAGATCTAATCTGGATCTAAACCTATCTGAACCAGTCACAGTTCTAGCAGAAACACTCACTGGTGTTCAGTATGAGTTGGGTTAAGAGTTCTGCTCTGTTTCTGGtgattttgtgctgtttttccATGTTTAAAGAGGACAGTGGTGATCAGTGGAGTGTTGAGTGTGAACAGAAGCAATGAACTACAGTCCTGAGCTTTTTGTATTGAGCTCAAACACTGTGAGGTAGTAGGACATTTTTTGGAGGAGGCACTGAAGTAACTTTTGGTAAGTAAAATCTTATTTTTGATTAAATTAAACAcaagattacaaaaataatatacataatttCTTATACATTTTATAGTTAAACATTCTTATATCTTATGTTATTATAGTTACAAGTACACAATGTTTATTAAACACCTTATtccttattttaaaaatattaaagacaTTTATGTTATAAAACTGGTCATTTAAAATCTCACTTTAAATTATGAACTTTTaagtaatacaaataatttGTAAAGAATTACAGttaatcactgaataataatTTAGTACAATTTTACCACagatatttattttatcataataataataaaacactatacCTACATTTTTGTCACTAAATAATAAGGATGTGTACTTTTTGTCAAAAATGCTTTGTTttgggttttctaaaaatattatacaaatTAACTGGGCCAAAAATATGCTGGATTTTACAACTGTATTATATAACTGTGtaactatatttattatattttctatatttatttaactatacAAGTCTTTTTTAATCAGTCAGCTGCTTCCATACATCTACGACCTAGCGTGGCTCAGACAGGATCTTTGATCAATCTACAATCTACAAAAGTGGACAGAATTCAAACTAAGTTGTTTGTTTTCTAACTTGACTTTTTTTTGTCCAGCAGCAGAGAAAATTCTTACAAGATTCAGTTCAACttgatttttcatttcatttcaaaacCAGTTTGTACATGTTCTGGGACATTTGACGACATGAGGACTTAATCGTGCACTGCAGTTAAAAATTTTCCTTCACATGTATAAGCCTtaattccaaagaagttggaaTAGAAGGAGAAatgcttaaaaaacaaaataaacaataatcataaaaaaaaaaaaaaaaaaaaaaaaaatgaaatcagTGATTAGTGACTTGAAT encodes:
- the LOC134314365 gene encoding immunoglobulin lambda-1 light chain-like; this encodes MMIFNAASITVLLLTLSGLEALVMNQEKSISVKAGQNVKILCSPSTGDWALTWYQQKPGKAPKFLLVDSTRADGLPGRFTYSGSGSQEYLHINGVQAEDEAVYYCACHGCDGSRTFFGGGTEVTFASTSPPSMVLLAPSQSLPSGENARVVCVAQGFRPDSATLSWSEDGSTISGAEVQTGESERQSDYKFSQSSVLNLSPERWSSGRTYTCHLKHLALAAPLSQSVSANKCS